In the genome of Achromobacter sp. MFA1 R4, the window GACCGACATCGCGGCCCGCGGCCTGGACATCGACCAGTTGCCCCAGGTGGTGAACTTCGAGCTGCCCAACGTGCCGGAAGACTACGTGCACCGCATCGGCCGCACGGGCCGCGCCGGCGCCACGGGCGCCGCGGTCTCGCTGGTCGACAACAGCGAGATCAAGCTGCTCAAGGATATCGAGCGCCTGATCAAGAAGACGATCGAACGCAAGCCGGTCGAAGGCTGGACGCCGCCGGCCACCAGCGCGGCCGCCTTCGAACGCCAGGAACGCGACGAGGACTCCCGCAACCAGCGCGGCGGTCCGCGCAATGGCGGCGGCGGCCGCGGCGGCAACGGCGGGGCGGGGCGTTCGCGTCCCGGCCAGGGTCAGCCGCGCGCAGCGGCTGGCGGCCGCGCGCCCGCGCCGGCCCGCGCCGGCGAAGGCCGCGCCAACGCCGGTCCGCGTGACGGCAAGCCCACCGACCGTCCGGCGCACGCCGGCCGCGCTGAGGCCCGTCCGCAGCAGAACCACCGCCGCCCAGAAGGCTCGGCGCGTCCGGCCGGCAATGCCGCGGCAGGCCGCCCGTCCGAAGGACGTCCGGCGCAGGGGCGTTCCGGCGCTCCCCGCGCCGCGCTGCTGAGCAAGTAACAGCAAGCAGGTAATATCACCGGCAATCCCAATCCTGCGATCCACGACCCCGCGCCATCATGCCCTTATCCACCTGGTTGACGTTCTTCCTGGCCTCCTGGGCCATTTCGTTCTCACCGGGCGCGGGCGCGATCTCGGCCATGTCGTCCGGCCTGAAATACGGCTTTGCGCGCGGCTACTGGAACACGGCGGGCCTGATCCTGGGCATCCTGTTCCAGTTCGTCGTGGTGGCCGTGGGATTGGGCGCCGTGCTGGCCACGTCCGAAATGGCCTTCAACGTGGTCAAGTACCTGGGCGTGGCCTACCTGATCTACTTGGGCGTGCGCCAGATCCGCACGGACGCCGCGCCGGTCGCGGTGGACGCGGGCGATCCCAAGAAGGCGTCCATCCGCGAACTGGTCATGCGCGGGTTCCTGATCAACACCATGAACCCCAAGGGCACGGTGTTCCTGCTGGCCGTGGTGCCGCAATTCGTGGACCCCGCGCTTTCGCTGACCCCGCAGTACGCGGCGCTGGCGGCCACGCTGGCCTTCACTGACCTGGTGGCGATGGGCGTGTACACGCTGCTGGCGGCGCGCGTGCTGCGCCTCTTGCGCGACGCCAAGCACATCCGCTGGATGAACCGGACCTTCGGGTCGCTCTTCATCCTGGCCGGCGTGTTTCTGGCGACGTTCCGCCGCCATTCCTGAATTTGAAGCGTGGGGCACGCGCCGGCAGCGGCGCGTGCCCCACATGTTTTCATGCACGACACCGGACCGCGCCGGCCTGAAAATGCCGCGTTAAGTAGAATCCTCCGATCATGAGCATTTCCAACGAAGTCGCACGGCGCCGTACGTTCGCCATCATTTCCCACCCCGACGCGGGCAAGACCACGCTGACGGAAAAGCTGCTGCTGTTCGCAGGCGCGATCCAGATCGCGGGCAGCGTCAAGGCGCGCAAGGCGTCGCGCCACGCCTCGTCCGACTGGATGGAGATCGAAAAGCAGCGCGGCATTTCCGTGGCGTCCTCGGTGATGCAGATGGAGTACCGCGACTGCGTCATCAACCTGCTCGACACCCCGGGCCACCAGGACTTCTCCGAAGACACCTATCGGGTGCTGACGGCGGTCGATGCCGCGCTGATGGTCATCGACGCCGCCAACGGCGTCGAGCCGCAGACCATCCGCCTGCTGCAGGTCTGCCGCGCGCGCAACACGCCCATCATCACGTTCATCAACAAGATGGACCGTGAAGTGCGCGAACCCCTGGAACTGCTGTCCGAGATCGAAGGCCATCTGGGCATGGACGCGGTGCCGTTCTCGTGGCCGGTGGGCATGGGCAAGTCGTTCGGCGGCGTGTTCGACATCCGCCGCGACCGCATGCGCGTCTTCCGCCCCGGCCAGGAGCGCCGTTCCGACAACGACGACTTCATCGAAGGCCTGACCAACCCCGAAATCGCCAAGCGCTTCGGCTCGGCATTCGACCAGGCCAGCGGCGAGATCGAACTCATCAACGAGGCCGCCCCCGCCTTTGATCGCGACCAATTCCTGGCCGGCAAGCAGACGCCCGTGTTCTTCGGATCGGCCATCAACAACTTCGGCGTGCAGGAAGTGCTGGACGCCCTGGTTGACCAGGCCCCGCCTCCCGGCGCCCGCGTCGCCCTGCAACGCGAGGTGCAGCCCGAAGAGCCCAAGTTCACCGGCGTGGTGTTCAAGGTGCAAGCCAACATGGACCCCGCGCACCGCGACCGCGTCGCGTTCGTGCGCGTGAGCTCCGGCCGCTTCGAGCGCGGCATGCGCCTGAAGGTGGCGCGCACCAACAAGGAAATGCGCCCGAACAACGTCGTGTCCTTTCTGTCGCAGCGCCGCGAATTGCTGGACGAGGCGTA includes:
- a CDS encoding LysE family translocator gives rise to the protein MPLSTWLTFFLASWAISFSPGAGAISAMSSGLKYGFARGYWNTAGLILGILFQFVVVAVGLGAVLATSEMAFNVVKYLGVAYLIYLGVRQIRTDAAPVAVDAGDPKKASIRELVMRGFLINTMNPKGTVFLLAVVPQFVDPALSLTPQYAALAATLAFTDLVAMGVYTLLAARVLRLLRDAKHIRWMNRTFGSLFILAGVFLATFRRHS
- a CDS encoding peptide chain release factor 3: MSISNEVARRRTFAIISHPDAGKTTLTEKLLLFAGAIQIAGSVKARKASRHASSDWMEIEKQRGISVASSVMQMEYRDCVINLLDTPGHQDFSEDTYRVLTAVDAALMVIDAANGVEPQTIRLLQVCRARNTPIITFINKMDREVREPLELLSEIEGHLGMDAVPFSWPVGMGKSFGGVFDIRRDRMRVFRPGQERRSDNDDFIEGLTNPEIAKRFGSAFDQASGEIELINEAAPAFDRDQFLAGKQTPVFFGSAINNFGVQEVLDALVDQAPPPGARVALQREVQPEEPKFTGVVFKVQANMDPAHRDRVAFVRVSSGRFERGMRLKVARTNKEMRPNNVVSFLSQRRELLDEAYAGDVIGIPNHGVLQLGDVLTEGETLQFTGLPFFAPELFQAVEVKDPLRTKQLRTGLTQLGEEGAIQVFRPEAAGGSLLLGAVGQLQFEVVAHRLKTEYGVDARMLPSRYTMARWITSENPKALRKFMDANAAHIAYDVVDAAAFLIGSPAQLRVAEELYPDVKFHAMREHGGKVFGEKA